From Numida meleagris isolate 19003 breed g44 Domestic line chromosome 4, NumMel1.0, whole genome shotgun sequence, the proteins below share one genomic window:
- the OTOL1 gene encoding otolin-1, which translates to MRIPPVAVSASVLLLLVAVQAAPKVTPVVMLTKPKPIQLPGAAVPSLTPIAGKSPGPAAPGKAQLPSSSPAFQAATTLFPFENDTLDAADFFFNCCDCCPPIAAPRGPPGEPGPPGPKGEKGDAGLQGLPGAPGPQGPKGFKGERGGKGEQGERGASGSPGYPGKPGLQGEAGVKGNKGNYGFPGLKGQKGSKGDTCENGTKGDKGERGDVGDPGVDGEQGDKGEKGDTGDKGYCGEPGGRGPKGERGEGGTKGEKGSKGEMGDEGIQGAEGKQGEKGEQGSKGDKGDLGPAGVTGPSGPKGVAGSKGGRGAPGRKGARGAKGARGDAAKLLRSAFSAGLSKPFPPPNVPIRFDKILYNDQDDYNPATGKFNCSVPGAYVFAYHLTVRGRPARVSLVARSRKVAKARETLYGQEIDQASFLTVLKLSAGDQVWLEVARDWNGVYVSAEDDSVFTGFLLYPDVFEVLL; encoded by the exons ATGCGGATCCCGCCGGTGGCCGTCTCGGCatccgtgctgctgctgctggtggctgtgcaAGCGGCCCCGAAGGTGACCCCGGTGGTGATGCTCACCAAGCCAAAGCCAATCCAGCTGCCAGGCGCCGCCGTGCCCTCCCTCACCCCCATCGCAGGGAAAAGCCCTGGCCCAGCAGCCCCGGGCAAAGCCCAGctgccctcctccagccccGCTTTCCAAGCGGCCACCACGCTCTTCCCATTTGAGAACGACACGCTGGATGCCGCCGACTTCTTCTTCAACTGCTGCGACTGCTGTCCCCCCATTGCCGCGCCCCGGGGGCCGCCGGGCGAGCCGGGCCCTCCAG GTCCCAAGGGGGAGAAGGGAGATGCTGGTCTGCAAGGTCTGCCGGGAGCTCCGGGACCTCAGGGTCCTAAAGGCTTTAAAGGAGAAAGAG GAGGCAAAGGGGAGCAGGGCGAGCGAGGAGCAAGTGGAAGCCCTGGTTATCCAGGCAAGCCTGGGCTGCAAG GTGAAGCTGGCGTAAAAGGCAATAAGGGCAACTACGGCTTCCCTGGACTGAAGGGGCAAAAGGGGTCCAAAGGGGACACTTGTGAGAATGGCACCAAGGGGGACAAGGGAGAGAGGGGGGACGTTGGAGACCCAGGGGTGGATGGCGAACAGGGTGAcaagggggaaaagggggacactggggacaaggGGTATTGCGGGGAGCCGGGGGGGAGAGGCCCGAAGGGAGAAAGAGGGGAAGGTGggacaaagggagaaaaaggcagCAAGGGAGAGATGGGGGATGAGGGCATTCAGGGGGCTGagggaaagcagggagaaaagggtGAGCAAGGAAGTAAGGGTGACAAAGGGGACCTGGGTCCGGCTGGTGTGACGGGACCGTCTGGGCCCAAAGGGGTGGCTGGCAGCAAGGGGGGGCGAGGGGCCCCGGGGAGGAAAGGTGCCCGTGGGGCCAAGGGCGCCCGTGGGGACGCCGCGAAGCTCCTGAGATCGGCCTTCAGCGCGGGGCTGTCCAAGCCCTTCCCTCCGCCCAACGTCCCCATCCGATTCGACAAGATTCTGTACAACGACCAGGACGATTACAACCCTGCCACCGGGAAATTCAACTGCAGCGTGCCCGGGGCGTACGTCTTTGCCTACCACCTGACGGTGAGAGGGCGTCCGGCCCGTGTCAGCCTGGTGGCCCGCAGCAGAAAAGTGGCCAAGGCCCGCGAGACGCTCTATGGGCAGGAGATCGACCAGGCCTCCTTCCTGACCGTCCTCAAGCTGAGCGCGGGCGACCAGGTGTGGCTGGAGGTGGCCCGGGACTGGAATGGGGTCTATGTCAGCGCTGAGGATGACAGCGTCTTCACAGGGTTTCTTCTGTACCCGGATGTTTTTGAGGTCTTGCTATAG